In the Anomalospiza imberbis isolate Cuckoo-Finch-1a 21T00152 chromosome 3, ASM3175350v1, whole genome shotgun sequence genome, TCATCAGCTGCATTCTAAACCCTCCTGGCAGCCCTGCCGTTGGCTTCCAGGATAAGAATGAATGCCAGAGAAAACTGTTGATTAATCCAAGATGTAGAGCTCTTCTCCCATGGCTCTTCATTATTTCATGTCTTcaacatttatttaaatgttttaataatCAGTGAGGGTTTCAAATGCAAATGTAGGCATGAGTAGTGAAGGAACACAAGTGAATCATGAGCAATAAGGTGATACTTTTTGTACTGAGCTATTTCTGTCAGGGTAATATGTATATTATTCCTTTGGTAACTAATCAGAAAATAAGTTACCATTAAGGTAAATTTTCCTGGCAAGTAAACATGATGTGATCAGCAGTTTCATGGATGGAAAAGTCAATAACTAGACTGGTTGAAAATGAGTATTTTCCTGATAGCATTAAAATGTCATTTACAGCTTTGGTTCTGCCTTCATGGATTGGATTTGCCTGGCCAGTGTTGTCGCTTAGCGGTGCATTAATTCCTCTTTCCAAAATTTCCTCTACAGCAAAGTATGTCTGTCAAATATTTCAGCTTCAGGCCCTCACTCCTGTGTGTAGGATTTTGGGCACGTACCTCTTGTGTGCGTTCCAAGTCCTCTTTACCCTGCAGTGCATTTCCCAATTAATTGGGAAATATTAGTGCAGTTAACTAAACCAAGTGTGTGCTTGGTTTGCACAAGCAAACTCGATTTTTGGCAACATAATCGGCCATGGGGTTTTTTATGATGCCAGATATGCAGTAGGAGAAGCACTGAATTATGTAAGGCTTTTGCAGAAGcaccaaaaattatttttagattcAAGGTTTCCATAATCTGAGCCTCTATCCAGTCATGTTCTGAATAAACCTTAGAACTACTCTGATTAAGAATTGACTTAACTTTGAAGTggaaaacaaatgcattttGGTTTGGTAGGAGGTTGCAGTTGTGATTTGGGGGACTTCATTGTAGGACTTACAGTCTCTGCATGTGATGCACTGATCTGCATTTAGTTGTAAGGCTTTGGTTaatttgttttggtggtttttagTAGTGTAACAGATTATTTAGTATGGACGCTTCAGCAGTGGTGCCAGCGATCAGGGTATTGCAACATTTTTGCTGTTGGATAGACAGGAAGGCATGGGCTGTAAAATACTTGACCAGGAAAGGTTCAGCGCAGCAGCCAGCTGCAGTTCTTTATGTATGCTCCATGTGTTGTGCAATAGTGGGGGCATGGGATGGAAAGCTTGGAGAAACCGCCTTTACAGCACATCTTCTCCAGTAACCTTCTTAGGGTAAGATCCTTTTCAGCCTGTGATGCAGTGTCACCAGAATTTGGGAAGGCAAGAGACCTAACATGTCAGTGGATTGCCTGTTGTATTTTGTCAAGCACGTGCTGACAAATGAAGAACCAGCTGGGTTTTGTGCCatctctgtgtgctgtgtttAGGCCAAAGTTTACATTGCAAAGGCCTCTCATAAAAATGAGGTGGCCAGATTTAGGTCTCTGGGAAAAAGATTTCTTGGAAATTTCTGGAAGGCTTGTAGAACTACTGGACTTTGATTTTTCCACATGTTTAAAACATGTTTAAATCTTACTTAGCAGGTTTTGTGGGTGGACTTCTTggttgtggtgttttttttttttgtttttttttttttagggtcTTGTTGTTGCTAGTTTGGGGGGCATGTCCATATTTAGTCTTGGGACCAAAAGATAGCAAAGCTGTAAGCATCTGTAGCTGTTGAGCTTCCCAGGctgtattttattaataaaatagttCAGGTATGTTTACTATTTGCCTTCTTGAATGAGTTAAACAGAAGTGCTCTGCTTTAAAATATAGACACACGTGTCTTTGTTCAGAGACAGCCAGAATTTCTGACCATGCTGAATTTTGCCCAAGAATGCCTTCTGCCTGGACAGCAGAGTGAGGGGAGAGCAGTAGGCAGACTTCACTGATGGGAGCTGAAAATGCAGatggctttttgggttttctgctccttttctgGAACCGGTTGGGAAGCTGCTGGGGCTACTCAGGGGCCTTTTGCAACCCGTGCCAGCAGAACAGGTCATCCACTGGTTCTCTTTCGGAACTTGTACCCTTGTAcaagagctgtgcctggaggaGCGGCACTGTGACAGCTGCAGTTTAGCCTTGTGCTTTGGAGGCATGCACTGCATTTCTGTGGTAATAAGGATTCATTCTAGAAAAGATTGCCTTTCCCTTTTCAAAATGGGATTATCTCTTTAGAACAGAGGCAAGTGTTTCATTTTCCTGGAGGTccctgaaggaaaaacaaacctgggggattttttaggtgtggggtggggtttttttatttggtttttttacccTTCAAAGCCATTGCTTTTTGCTTGTCTTATTACAAATGTaactttttgttgttattgCAAAGATACTTTGAAACTAGTATTTCTTCCCAACCAGTGTGGGAAGAATTCATAAGTATCCTTTAGAGTtacttgggttttttaattgttttagCTAGTGAACTTTTAAAGAGCCTACATATTCCTTTACTATTTTCAGGTTAAAGTATATGATTTCAAATCTGTGTGATCAGTGGTCAAAAGCTTTCATTAGTTCCAATTACCAGCATgtcttttgttctttatttcagAATGCTTAACCTGGTGAATGATACCTTTTGTTATATTTAAATAAGAAGGTATCATAATCATGCTAAGAAAACACAATTTTCTCCTCAAAATTATGTACAAAGTTAATCTATTACTCTCTGTATTTCTATTTGGTAGGAGCTTGCATTTTTGCTGAATGCACTGCAGCTGTAATGTGGCTTTTTTGATGGTAAAATATctcaaataataatttttttacaaatttaATCTTGACGATTTTATCTATTATCAAAACTTGTTTGCATAGTAGTGCAAGTTAGTTTTGTGCAAATTAATGCTTCTGAAAAGTTAGAGTGAGCTAATTGAAGCACTAACTTTCAAGACAAATTCTTTACTATTGAAACCCtccaaaaatataaaattgtaGCATACTACAGTTCTATCCAATACATTTTTCCATCTATAGTGTAAATTAACATGCACAAGTCAGTTAGTTGTACAAATCTAGGTGCTAAGTGTTATTAAGATGGTGTATTAAGGTAAAAGGGTGTTCCATCTAGTTAGAATGTGAACTCCCTTTCTATAAAGAACACAATCTTGTCAGTAAATGCCACGTGTTAGGTTATCGCTATACTAGGGAATAGTATTCATGACTGTCTTCACCATGTGGACAGCTGAAAATTTTTAGTTACTGGGCAAAACTGCTGGTCATATTTGGAAGTATTTCCAACTTGTAAAATTGTTTCCAAAGGAAAATCAGTGCTTCGTGACAGTTGTTCTTTGTCAGTACAGAAGTTTTCTGAGCAGACACTGAGGACAAAGAGTGGAAGGACAGTTTAACCATAGGCTGTATTCAGAGGTTTTAGTGGTGTAACTATTTCAGTTGATGAACTGAAGATTTACATAAATGATTATTCCAAGGAAATTGCCAGTATAAGtagtataattattttttctagtACGAAGAACTGCTGCTATAAAGATATCTTTATACCTGCCTAGCTGCATTAAAAGcaactttaattttaattacattagTTTTGCTCAAGTGGTACAGCTTCATGTAGCAGACCAACTTTTTGCCTTTAGGTAGGCAGTTAAGTCTGTAAATGTTTGTTCCATGTGTAAATGTTTGCTTTCCTCAGGTTTCAGAAATGTATGCTTTAGTATCCCTCTTGCTGAAGGATGGTGGGACACTGCCACTTATTAACTAGTTCCCAAGTCTGTGCTATAAAGTAGCTGAGAAAGTGCACTGTGTGTATCTGCTGTGGCCTGCGAAAGTCCCCCTTCCTTGGTGGTGCACCATGCAGTTCAAAACTAGAGAGCTTGACTTAAGGACAATTCTTCTGTGGCTTATTGTTAGAAGTCATGTGGATAATTCCTGTATTGCTCTAATTCTCTTTGCTTCTGTGTGCCTGCAGCGCATGCGATGTTCTGTGCTGCTCTTGTGCTGCCGCCGtgctgccctgcacagctggtGTTTGCTGTAGCCCTCAGGAGAAGAACTGCTGTTTTGAATAGGTGCTACTGCCAGCCCTCATTAGACCTCTAAATGATGCTCTGTTGCACTGAGTGGGTTGCAGTCTTGTGCTTAATCTTCAGTATTTGGAATACATTACCAGTTTCTTCTCTTGAAAAGGACTTTGATTTGTTCATGGTTTCAGACTTTAATCTGAAGGGCTTTTTAATtgcaaattgaaaataaaagatgtttttattcTTACAGGAAGGAAGAAACAGAAGCTTGCCAAAGAGAGAGCAGGACTTTCCAAGGTAATACTGTGATCAATAATGCAGTGCTATTTTGAAAGATGTTTCACTTGTATTATTTGTAACATTTATTTAAGGATTTGTTTTGATTCCAGAATTACAAACACTCCTGCAAATATGCattctttaggtttttttaaggcTCAGAAATAATTGTGTGGTTGTTCCTCTTTTGTGTCAGAGGAGTTATAATAGAAAGTACAACAATCACTGTGTGATTTGATGGTGTTTTCCCTCTTTGTAATATGAACAAGGACTTTTCAGACTTAAAATTATTGATGGGATACACTTACAACTGAACTTGATAGGTTGTTCTGCAATAAGTATTTGATTTCCTTTTCATTATTACCAATGGATCCAGAAAGAAAACCTAAGATTTCTCCTAAACAATTGCAAGAAATACAGTTGATATAAACATAATACACCTTAGAATTTATATTTGCTCCTAAATTATGTACGTAATAAACTGAGTAGAGGTATTTCAGGCTCTGTCTCTCTACACATTTGTGATGCAGTGTTATAAGACCTGAGTCTAACTTTCAAAAACATTCTGAGCACTAAGTTTAACTTAGTGGTGacacttgtttttttttgccGGTGTCAGTGTAACAATAGGGTTGTGTGCATGTTTAATTTCAGTTGAGAATATTTTCTGCTAACTTTTTAGTAGCTGGTGTTTAAGGGCTGATTTAAAATTTACTGTGTGTGTTTATAGTTGCCTGATCTGAAGGATGCTGAAGCGGTTCAGAAGTTTTTCCTTGAGGAGATTCAGCTTGGAGAGGAATTACTAGCTCAaggtaataatatttttttccaaagggtaagttgtaaaataatttttcactaCCTTTGTTAGATGATTTTTATACACGAAGAAATTCTGGGGTGTCAAATTCATCTAAGTAAATCTGCTTATTTGGTTCTAATCTTTTGTCTTCAGAAAGTCcatcaaggaagaagaagagctTAATGTGGATTGATTCACCGTAATTTAATCCACTCTTGGTGGATGTTTTATGTAGATGTGTTACAGTGTGGAAGATGGTTGATTTCAAAACATTATCATTTGTCATACAGGTGAATATGAAAAAGGTGTTGATCACTTGACCAATGCCATTGCTGTATGTGGGCAGCCGCAGCAGCTACTACAAGTTCTACAGCAGACTCTTCCACCACCAGTGTTTCAAATGCTTCTAACTAAGCTCCCTACAATAAGCCAGGTATGTGAAGCATTCCCTGTTGGTctggtttggaaaaaaaattgaaatactTACTTTATCCACTGCACCAGTTGTGAGTATCAGGCTTTGTGGTTTTATGAAAATCATCATGTAACATTAATAGCAACcaggataaaataaaaatacaaaagttCTCCTGTGTATAGGGTATGCTAAGCTCTTGAAGTAGAGGTATCTGACCACAGCTCTGGTACTATATGTGGATCCAGTGTTTCCCGAATATAAGTTGGGAGGGATTGGAAAAACAGTAAATTTATTGCTCTGGGACTTcaggtgtggttttttttttttttttttttaatttacatttctaCAAGTATGTGTAAATGCTGTGGAAGTTCATCAAAATGAATCTGTTGCTTTTGCTACCCTGTTGCTTCTGGGGACAGCTTTAGACACAAGATGTTAACTAGCACCAGAACCCGTGACAATTTTGGAAGCTTGGGAGTTTCCCTGATGATACAAGTGTTAGTAGCTCTGTGTATAAAATGCCCTCCTGTTTCATTCTGAGTACAGAGCGGGTAATGTTGTTAATGTGCTCGCAGGTAAGTCTGTTGTAAAATAAATGATATGTTTTATGTTCTTGGAAGTACAAGGGGACTCCCTAACAGAGTTACCTGACATAAAGCagagactcagtgctgctgggtATCAGTTGGCTCTTCTTACAGCTCAGGCCTGGTTACATTTCAGGTTAAGGTCCATATACTCAGTGGTAACACTGGAAAGTGTCAGATATGCAAGATATAAGAATTGGGGAAATGATTGAACAAAAACATTTCCTAAGAGAACAGTGCCAGAAACCACACAGAGGTCATCACTTTAGGTTGATAGAATATTGTTTATCTGACTGGCCTTTTTAGGTATTGCACTGTTTGTAATAACTGTGGAACTGACTGAAGTAAAATAGATTATCATTTTTAACTTCAATCAGTTTGTTCAGTAATTACACTGCTTAATGTTCAGTGTAAAATTACATTGCTTGATAATCAGTTGCCTGCTGTCAATTTTATGTAATTGTGAATGAGTTTTTCTCCTTCTTACAGAGAATTGTAAATGCACAGTGCTTGGCTGAAGATGATGTTGAATGAGGTCACACCACaacggggggaaaaaaagttttcttacCCCAGAAGATGAGCATCAGTAGGGGGATAAAGGGGCAAACATAGTAGTTAATGGACTGTGTACCACATCGGGTTCTACCAGAGTTAAAATTAACTTTGTGTAGGTGGGTTTCGcaggattttatttattatcccAGTGAAAAGTGTATTTTGATAAGAATTCATTTTATAAATACACTGTGTTGAGTTATCAAAGTATC is a window encoding:
- the TOMM20 gene encoding mitochondrial import receptor subunit TOM20 homolog, which encodes MMVGRTSAIAAGLCGALFIGYCIYFDRKRRSDPNFKNRLRERRKKQKLAKERAGLSKLPDLKDAEAVQKFFLEEIQLGEELLAQGEYEKGVDHLTNAIAVCGQPQQLLQVLQQTLPPPVFQMLLTKLPTISQRIVNAQCLAEDDVE